The genomic region AGGTATTCTGCAGAATGGCAGAGAAAGCTTAGAGGCCTCAGTAGTACAGTGCATGATGATGTAAGTGTTGAGCAAAACGATGGAGTCAGATAGCAGGGTGCATGATAGAGTAATAGTTAAGCTAAAACTGAACTAGTTAAGCCAAGTTGAGTCAGCAGAGTTAGTTACACACTCTCTCAGTTAGATTAGTTACAAGCTAGCTATCATTAGGCTCAATATATATTGCCAGCTGTTAGTTACAAAGTGTGTTGTAATAGTTCAATTTACCTTTACCAAATCAGTGAAAcccttttctcttcttattcCCTGTTCTACTACTCTTGTTCTTCTCTCTCAGTTAGGCACTGATACCTTACaaagttaatatttaatttaaaaaatataaaaataaataatttttaaatatttaaaacttaCCATAAACGATAAGTTCGACAATTTTGACACTAAATTTATAGACACAAAAAAAATTTACCTAAAAGGTAATGGCTTGATAGAGAGTCTCTGTTATCTACTCATTTTCCAAATATTCTCTACGAGCCATGTCAGTAATATTGTTGTTTCATGCCTCTAAATTATGTTGTTTTTCATTttggttctttttatttttttattatttagtgTCTTGGGTTTAATTAATTTAAGAGTGCTTTATGGTTATATTCATGGATTCTTTGTAAACTCAAATTATTGGTATTGCAAGGTTTTGCTGAGACTAAACACTTTCTTTTTTGTAATTGGTTTTTTCTTGTTTCCCCTCCGGGTCTTTTGTCTTTGGTACAGTAAAAAGTAGTTCTACTTGGTGATCTATGAATAGCTTAACTTGACATGTAGGTGTAATTATCATATTAATTCACTATGATTTTCAGGCCTCAGATGCTGAGACAAAGCTCTCTACACTTAATGCTACTATTGTGCAAATAGAAAAGCGTTCCAGTTCCCCCAGGTAACTTGGGTTATATGTGCAATTCCTTAATTTCATTTAGTTGAGTGAGTTTCTTTGTTGGTAAAAAGGAAACGAGTTTTGTTTCCAACTTGGAGTATAGTGCTACCGAAGTCTAGTCAAACTAAAAAGCTTAGTGTAGCTGCTGAGGCACTTACTTGAGTTATGTGTGCAATTCCCTAATTTCGTTTGGTTGAGGCTCTTACTTGGAGCTTTAATCAAATTAGAGATGTTTTAAGACTAGTTCAGGGAATTAGTAGGGCTCACTTAAGGTTAAACTAACAGCAAAATGCTCAAGGTAAACTCCTTGTGTTGAAAGGTTAATTCATAAATAGAAATGATTTTGAGGGATGCAAATGCAATTGAGGTAGCGATAAAAGTGATGGAAATTATGAAATTCAATCTGATTTCACTTTCTTGTGAACATTATGAACATCACCACTGCAATACATCTATTTGGTTATGAACTCTATAGCCTATAAATAATATACCATATGATGTCAAATGTACACAATGAGTAGAGGTATTCTTCTTTATATACGTCAAGTCTTAAAGGAAAATTCTTACTTTCTACGTAACATTATATAAATTGAACAAGATTATATTGGAAAATATCAACATAATCCTTTGCCTTTGCCATATACAAAATTGTGTACATCACAGAAACTTCTTCGGGTGATATTGTTGAAGTTGTTGGACATAGACACTTAGTGAACATCAAGTGCTATTTCTCACCCAAAAGGTCAAAAGAATGAAATTCACTTATATTTCACATCAAAAGAAAAAACAATCATGTTCTAAATGTAACAACTCTACCAAGAAATTCCTCTTCGTTCCTACTACAAAAGGAAATATTATACTGAAAACTTAGGGATTAGCTTTGGAAAACATTTACCTGCCAAACAGCCAAGAGAATTCTCAGCAGCTTGTTGTCGAGAATCCTTCCTTCGTAGAAAATACCTATTTTCTCATCAGTGGAGGTAGAAAATAATCAGGACAACTAAGGGGTAGGGGTGTGTTCAAAAGCTAACATTCCTCACACTGTTGAGAATCCTTCCTTTGTAGAAAATACCTATTTTCTCATCAGTGGAGAGGTAGAAAATAATCAGGACAACTAAGGGGTAGGGGTGTGTTCAAAAGCTATCATTCCTCACACTGTTGTGTATCAAACCAAACTGCATCCTAAAAGCAGCTATTTCTAGAAAATTTTAAAACCAAACCAGGTcttattatttaaatttgaagTTGAAAAAACCAATTATCAACTCAGTTCCCGAGGTATAACCAAATTTTTTATGCATAATATATCACAAGTTGAAGTGGAGTAGCTCTTCCCAGCCATGTAACTATTCTATGATCACCTCATTCATGCCCTCCAATGTCCAAATTTTTTTATGCTCTTCAGTAGCACTTGTGTGTCATCCATCAACTAAATCACAAATGTAGCTACGTTCATTCCTGCGGACTAGGAGAGCACCCACCATACAAAAGAAATGTTTGGGATTTGATAGAAGAAAGGGACGGATAGACACTTAGGCTTAGTTTGGTgaagtttttactttttaaaagtagtttataaaagCTAGCTTTTTAAAAGATAACTTTTTAAAGAGTGTAACATTTATGTttgttaaatcaaattaaaaatgacttttaataaacacaagcaacaacaattatgtttggtaaaatagcttttaaaatttaaaaatactataaaagacataaatttaagcgttaaatttgaaaattagttaatatatgaggttatattagacttttaaattttgaaaagcacaagcaACTTCGAAAAGCTCCACCCTAGTTGCTTTCAAAAGTATCACGATCTTTTAAAAGTTGCAAGCACAAGTACATGTttttttgatttaccaaacacaaaatgaggagctTGTGCTTTTAAAAAACACAAGCACCTCCATAGTTTCTGATTGCGGATGGCGGCTCATGGCGGTGAGCCAAAAATCCGCCATAAAAAATAATGGTGGATGGCGTTGTGGGAAATGGCGGAAATGGCGGATTATCTAAAAAATGCATATATATGTACAAAAAAACATGCAGAAAAAATTgcaaatataatatactataaaATCTAATATATGTAATCATTTTTCTAGTCATATCCAATTAATGCAGCAAATATAATATCAAATGTAGGAAATAAACATAAGACATAgaacataaaaactaaaaaaaaaaactaaaaacttaAGAGAAAGACCAAAGCCATTGTCTCATCATGTCTTTAAACTAACAAATGAAAGGAAAACAAGTTGGAGGAAGAGAGGTTTATGAAGGAATAGAAGGAGATAATGAAGTGAGTGcactaaatgaaaaaaaaaggaatGTATGTACTGTAACTGGTACGAACCAGAGAAAAGAGGGAACTGTGGTGATGAGCGGCGGCGTCCACCAGCGGCGACGGATGGCGACAGGCGGTGGCGAAGATCGGCGGCACAGGAGGCAcacagaagagagaaagagaacagAGATAGAAAGCCGTTTTGGACGTGAATCAGAGAGGAAGAGTCGTTTTTGAGTTGCAGTGGCTAAACTGGGTTAGTGGGTTACATGTATCATTTAGGGTTTTGCTAATTTACCCATTTACCctcgattttttttttaattcgaaAAAACCCGCAATTTTCGCCATTTTCATGGCGGTCCGCCATGGCGTCACCGCAATTGCAGCCGCCTTTTGCCCGCCGTGAAAACCCCTTCGCGGTGGCGCTTGTATGGCAGCGAGGGCGAATCCCGCCACGCCATACCGTTATGGCACCGCCATGGCCGATATTTTAAAACACTNNNNNNNNNNNNNNNNNNNNNNNNNAGTTTATCAAAGGAGTTACAATCACAAGGGATCAGGCATAGATTTTCATGCCCTCACATCCATCAACAGAATGAAATTGCAGAGCGCAAACACAGGCATGTAGTAGAGATAGAGATGACAGTAATGGCTGGTTCTGGAGTGCTAATGGGATACTGGGGTGACACTTTACCTATTACAGCTCAACTTATCCATGTTCTACCAACACCAACCTTGGGAAATATGTCTCCAGCAGAGAAGCTACTTGGTAAGAAGCCAAACTATAGCTGTCTATGGGTGTTTGGCTGTCTTTGCTTTCATCATCTGAGGCCGTTCAGTTGTCACAAGCTTGAATTTCGGTCAGCGCCCTCTATGTTTTTTGGGACATGGTACTGCTCATAAAGGTACAAGTGTCTCACACCAGAAGACAAAGTGGTGATCACACGAAATTTTATGTTCAACGAAATGTAATTTTCCTTCAAAACTGGAAATCATCTCATGGATGTCACTGATAAGCAGAGTAGTTCTGAGTTAGTTCTAACAATTTCAGCTATTCCCTTAATCCCCAACCCTCCCATACATTCATAAGTTCAAGACATTCACTCCTCACTAAGACACTTACCTCCATCACATGTCACAGATCGTTCAGCAGCTTTTCACCACTCTTCTGATTTCAACACCCTTCTCCATTTTTCATAAATACCACCCAACCCTCTATCTACTGCCAACCACCCTCAGCTCCATCCCTAGCCCCAATTCCCCATATGGCATCTCCACTCATCATCTCTCAGCGAGCACCCTCAGCGACACCTATCCTAGTGCCCATTTTAGCCCTAGAAATTGTTCTCCCTAGTTGTCAACCTGCATCCAGTGCCCACACCCAAAATATACACCATATCTGGCAGTCTTTGACCAAAAGTTTATCATGCTGCAGTTGAGCCACGATCAGTGAAAGAGGCTATGGTTCACCTGAAATGGAAGGAAGCTATGGATAATGAATATCAAGCACCGCTAAAGAACAAGATATGCCAGATTGTACCTCTACCAGAGGACCGAGAAGCTATTGACAGCAAGTGGATCTTTAGAGTTAAGTACAACTCTGATGGCACATTCAAGAAGTACAAGGCCATGCTGGTTTTCCCATGGCTTCTCTCAGAAACCTGGGTTTGATTTTACTAAGACCTACAGCCCAGTAGTTAAACCAACTTTAATCAGATTAGTCTTGACACTTGCATTAGCAAACAATTGGCCAATTAGATAATTGGATGTAAATAATGCATTTTTTCATGGAAAGTTGCTTGAGGATATGTACATGCAACAGCCACAGGGCTATGTGCAAGGTGGTGGGAAGTTGGTCTGCAAACTTACCAAGGCGTTGTATGGTATAAAATAGGCTCTAAGGGCCTGGTATCATAAGCTATCTACAGCTATGCATCAACTTTGATTCTCTACCACAGCCTCTGATGTTTCAGTCTTCATCAAATTTGATGCCAATGTCACCACCTTTGTTCTTGTGTATGTAGATGATGTAATCATCACTAGAAGCTCAACCAGTGCTATGACTGCTGTGGTGAATTAGCTGAATTTTAAGTTTGTACTCAAAGATATGGGGGACCTTCATTACTTTCTAGGCATTCAAGTTAGCAAGACTAAGGGTGGAGGACTATTACTCAGCCAAGAGAAATATGTCAATGATTTACTGGGTAAGGCAGGCATGATAGGCTGCAAACCTTGTAGAACACCTCTCCCATCATCACTAAAAATCTCTCAGTTTGGTGGTGATAAGTTTGATGAACCAGAACTTTATCGTTCACTGGTAGGCAGTCTTCAGTATCTCACAGTTACAAGACTAGAGCTTGCTTATGCTGTAAGCAAAATCTTTCAGTTCATGTAGGACCAGTTGGAGTCTCACTGGAAACTAGTAAAAAGAATCCATGTAAGTGGCACAATCAAATATGACTTACATCTCTGCAGGAATGAATCTTTGAATATCACAACCTATTGTGATTTAGACTGGGGGAGAGACCCTGATGACAGAAAGTTGACTGGTGGTATATGTGTTCTCTTAGGAAGCAATTTAGTTTTTTGGTCATCTAAGAAGCAGTCTGTGGTAGCCAGATCAAGCACAGAGGCTGAATACAGAGCTATGGCGGATCTAGTTGCAGAACTAATTTGGATCAAGAACCTGCTAAGCGAGTTAAGGGTCACAATTTCACTCCTACCATATACTGTGATAACCTGAGTGCTGTGCTTTTAGTAGCCAACCCCATTCTATATTCAAAGTCTAAACACTTCGAAACTGATCTTCACTTTTTGAGGGATTATGTCACAAAGAAAGTAATGCAAGTCAGTCAAGTTTCGGGGTCTTTTCAGTTAGCAGACATTCTTACAAAGT from Arachis ipaensis cultivar K30076 chromosome B02, Araip1.1, whole genome shotgun sequence harbors:
- the LOC107626911 gene encoding uncharacterized protein LOC107626911 gives rise to the protein MGDLHYFLGIQVSKTKGGGLLLSQEKYVNDLLGKAGMIGCKPCRTPLPSSLKISQFGGDKFDEPELYRSLVGSLQYLTVTRLELAYAVSKIFQFMNESLNITTYCDLDWGRDPDDRKLTGGICVLLGSNLVFWSSKKQSVVARSSTEAEYRAMADLVAELIWIKNLLSELRVTISLLPYTVIT